The proteins below come from a single Rosa rugosa chromosome 2, drRosRugo1.1, whole genome shotgun sequence genomic window:
- the LOC133733990 gene encoding non-specific lipid-transfer protein 1-like codes for MARFEVYGFAFMMLLVSMVVTTPYATNATITCGEVTALLTPCIPFGVLGGIVPPDCCAGIKGLNAAQNTTEDRRTACTCIQEGAARIPLIDYDRINTLGDLCGSPCPYKVYPSTDCSQVS; via the exons AtggccagatttgaagtctatGGGTTTGCTTTCATGATGCTACTGGTATCCATGGTGGTGACTACTCCTTATGCCACTAATGCAACCATAACTTGTGGTGAGGTGACCGCCTTACTCACTCCTTGCATTCCATTTGGAGTGTTGGGAGGGATTGTGCCACCAGATTGTTGTGCCGGGATCAAAGGGCTCAACGCTGCACAAAATACAACAGAGGATCGAAGAACTGCTTGTACTTGCATTCAAGAAGGAGCAGCTAGGATTCCTCTGATTGATTATGATCGTATAAACACGCTCGGCGATCTTTGTGGTTCTCCTTGTCCCTACAAAGTTTATCCATCTACTGACTGCTCTCA gGTAAGCTGA